DNA from Coffea arabica cultivar ET-39 chromosome 10c, Coffea Arabica ET-39 HiFi, whole genome shotgun sequence:
CTTTCAATCAACAATTAAAGTCCACTCCTAAGATGATATCTAAAGACAGCAATCATGAAATGTATATTTCCCTCCACATGACTTGAGAAAACACCTAAAATTTCTTctgctgagagagagagagagagagagagagagagaggagggggAGGAGGAAATACGAGAAGCTGTCTGATGGAATTTTACCTTGAACTACGTCAATACATTCTTATGATACACTCAATTCCTAACTTTACAGTCAAGGAGAGAAAAACTAAACCCATCAACTAACCAAGGCTATCTCCTAAACAGAAAAACCACAGAAAATTTATACGAGAAAGAACAAAAGCAAAACCAATAGACTAAATGCAACATGTATGTCACCCAAAAAACCAATTAAATCCGACATCTCCTTGTacaattcacaaaaattatgTCAGTTTTTCTTTCACACCTTTTATATCCTTGGGAAACAACTATACTGTCTGCAATATGCTGCTACATGACAAGGTCTTTCGAAACTTTAGGAAATAACACCATCCATGCAGCAAGAATAAGATACAATGGTTTAAGTCTCCAAAAGCTACATGCTGGTAGACGGTTCATTTGAATGAGTATCGTTCTTTGATtcgagaaaaaagaaagagcaaaTGTCAGATACCCTTAAATCTGAATCTTGAGGAAAAAGAGTCGTCAAAAACACTGTCGCCTGAATTagctaaaagaaaaaattcaaggaGACCACATAGCAAATCAAATATTATGTCAGGTGTCTGCAATATGCTGCTACTTGGTAAGGTCTTCTAGAACTTTTGGAAACAATAACATCCATGCAGCAAGAATAAGTTACAATAGTTTAAGTCTCCAAAAGCTACATGCTGGTAGACAGTTCATTTCAACAAGTATCGTTCTTTGGtttgagaaaaaagaaacagcaaAATGTCAGAAACCCCTAATTCTTAATCTCAAGGAGGAAAAGTAGTCGTCAAAAACGCTCTTAGCTCAAattaactaaaagaaaaaacttaAGCAGACCATATATCAAAACCAATATTATTTTAGGCAGTGCATCCACTGGTTGAAAAGATCAAACAGTTACTATGAGACAGAAGCAAATATTTACGAGTGACCTGAAAAAACAACCATAAACAAGTGGATCACAATATTAAATGATCAAGCTTACGAGTGCTTCATGCAATTTGACTACAGGTCCCTCTTCTTTTCACACAATTATCATGAAGGGCTGCAGAGGTTTCATCTAATCTTCTGTGTTGGGTCTGCTTCAAGTGCTTTGAGAGTGTGTTGAAAATGAAGGTCAGTGCAAATTTATAGCCAAGTGACGTCAAGACCCTCAACCttgttttaatatttttgtttgaaCTTGCTAGCGCTGTCTAATTTCCACACTTAAACTTGCAGTAAATTCTGACATTTAAAACTTTAGATACTATCCTTTACACATGTTCTGTACTACAATTATACACTTTCACAAGCAGCTAAACTCTATTTCGAAGCCATACACATGTGATCAATGTTGCACTAGCTATAAGTATTGCAAGATACAATTACCAAATAATTTACTATAGCAAATTAAAAATTACCAAATCTTCTGCCAGTAGACTGACTTTTGTGAATCCGAAAAATACTCCCTGCTGGCAAACTGTGAATCATATCATAATGCAGACTTAGCTTCGGACTGAAGAAGTGATGAAGACGCTCTCTCTGTATTCCTTGCTGAAACAGAAGACAAAATTCCAGGAGTTTGAACTGACGAAGATGACGAGGGAGCTGGAGCTGAAGGTGCAATTGTGGAAAAGGCACTGATACTACTAGCGTTTATGCTAGTCCCACTGACAGATCCATCTGTGACACCCTTAGGAATGGGTGGTTTACCAATATCAGTAATGCCTTCTAGCATCTGAACAACCTTACCCATTACAGGCCTCTGAGATGGTTGCTCTTGGATGCACCAAAAGCTAACTTGAATTGCCCTCATCACTTGCTCTATATCTATCTCATTCTTAGAAAGCTGTTTATCAAAAATTGCTTCAGTATTGCCCTTATCAAATTCCTCATAAGCCCACAAAGAAAACTTTTTATTGTTAGTCTCAGCTGAGACTTCAAAGTTCCTTTTTCCACTTACTATCTCCAATAATACCATCCCAAAGCTATATACATCAGATTTTGAAGTTATTGGAAGATTAGCAAGCCACTCAGGAGCCAAATATCCTCTTGTTCCCCTTACACTTGTCAAGGTTCGATACCTGTGGTCCTTGGGATTAATAAGTTTCGCAAGGCCAAAATCAGATACTTTGGCATTGTAATTTTCATCCAAGAGAATGTTTTCAGGCTTTATATCACAGTGCACAATACAATCTCGACACTCTTCATGAAGATATGTAATCCCCCTTGCAGTCCCTAGTGCAATGTTATAACGAGATTCCCAACTCAATATCTTTCCTGAATGCTCTTCAGTGGTGAAGAGAAAGTTATCCAGCGAACCATTTTTCATAAACTCATACACCAGTAGTCGGTGACGCCCTTCAGAACAAAATCCTATCAATCTAACCAAATTCAAATGGTGGGTGCTGCTTATTGTGGCAACCTCCATTCTGAACTGTTTTTCACCCTGCTCAATTCCCTCCAGCTGTTTCACTGCAGCAACAGTTCTATTAGCAAGAACCCCTTTATAGACAGCCCCAAATCCTCCTGCACCAAGCTTTTCTTTAAACCCTTTTGTTGTCCGTTGGAGCTCCTTATATGAGAACTGGACAGGTGCACCAGAGGCATACTCAAGAAGTGCATACTGAGCTGACATTCCCCCAAATTTCGGGCTATCCCTAAAGCACCACCACCAAGTACTACCTTCAACTAAGATCAAACCCAAAATGGTAACCAATACCACGACCACAACTATCCACGCTTTCAATCTCCAGCCATCCCTTTTCACATTGTCAGCTGATAAAACAGGAGGATTAGGCTCAGGTTGACCGCATATCTTGAAAAAGGAAGTGCTAGGAAGTGCAGGCGACTGGTAGCCGCTgatgaaatttgaagttttcTGATAACAAAACCCTGTCCCATCAGCCAATGACGTTGATCCAAGACAAGGATTTGTCACAAGACAATTTGATTTACAAGCTTGAAAACCAGTAGAGAAAACCTGAGTATTATCTGTAACTGATTCAGGGGGATAGGTCAATAACACAGTATGGTCCAACTGCATCATCGTCCCATTTCCTTGACAATTCTGAAGGTCCACCTTAATCTTACACCCTTTCCTACTATCCCTCTGATCAACTGGTTCGAAATTCTGTGACGGGCAACTGCAAACCGGTCCCGTCTCATTATAACCACATATCCCCAAATTCCCACAATATCCAAACACTCGACATTGATCACTTACAGCAGACCATGTAACAGTTTTACTCCCACTACCCTTCCCAAAGCtataaattctcaaattaccGTCATTATCCAACTTCACAAACCTTAATACAATTGTTGCGTCGGCATAATCACTACTATAAGCCAAGGATAAAGGGCCGGAAAGGTGCAGATCAGAAAGGGTTATTATCCCAATTGGTGAAATGGTTAAACTTGGTGAAGTCCAGTTGACCGTAGCAGATGAATTCAACCCAGAATTGTAATAGAAAATGGACTCATTCCACAGAAGAGTTAAGTTGCCAGTACTATTGCTCAAGCGAAACGAATAAATCCCATTTCGCAAAACATGATTTCTGGTGAAATTCTGAGACGGAACAATAGTATCGGTCGGATTATCAAAAGTTGACCAAATATCCGACCTGGTGGCGTTTCTAAGAGCAAAATTACCTGAATCGTCAAGAGAAGCCGATGCAGTCCCACGCCCAGAGGTGGACGACTGCCAGACAAGGGAATTGGATGAACCGTTGTGAAGCTCCAGATTGCCGTTCGACAGGAGGCGGAGGGTGGCGGTGGAATCAGCAGCGCCGAGGTCAGAACCACCAGCAATCCAGATAGGAATATTGGGGCTGTTATCGTAAATTATGGCTGCAAAATGAGCTGAACTAGCACCAGAGGGATCAGTAATGAAGGTAAAAGTGAAGGTCTGGCTTGGAGAAGTCCATTTGGAGTTGGGATCGGAAGCTGAGAGGGTTGACCCAAGTTGAACATCAGCAGCTACAGTAGAAAAACTCTTGGCTGTGATGAATAGCAAGAAGAAAGGCAAAGGGTTCAGCATTTTTTACCTTCTCCTCCTCTTATATTGGTCTAGTTTCTCGTGGCAAAGTAAGAAGAATGGTGATGACAAGGAGAAGAATTGTGGTGCTTCATCAATGGCTGAATCAAAGCTGGTGGCTTAGATTTAAATATGTGATGATCGTGGTGACTGGTCAGTGGATAGAGGCAGTGGGAAATTGACTTTGAATGCCAAGGAGATCGTGGGTTAGACTGGAATATGGACCGAGTTTTAGAGGAGAGAAATTGTACGAGGTCTCTGAAGGAACGGTCTTAATTTGATGCGAGACGGAACGTGGAGACGGGGAGATTTGAAAAGCTGATATAAATTGTTGGGAAAatttgaaaggaaaacaaagaaaattgttgggaaaa
Protein-coding regions in this window:
- the LOC113717829 gene encoding G-type lectin S-receptor-like serine/threonine-protein kinase At1g34300, whose product is MLNPLPFFLLFITAKSFSTVAADVQLGSTLSASDPNSKWTSPSQTFTFTFITDPSGASSAHFAAIIYDNSPNIPIWIAGGSDLGAADSTATLRLLSNGNLELHNGSSNSLVWQSSTSGRGTASASLDDSGNFALRNATRSDIWSTFDNPTDTIVPSQNFTRNHVLRNGIYSFRLSNSTGNLTLLWNESIFYYNSGLNSSATVNWTSPSLTISPIGIITLSDLHLSGPLSLAYSSDYADATIVLRFVKLDNDGNLRIYSFGKGSGSKTVTWSAVSDQCRVFGYCGNLGICGYNETGPVCSCPSQNFEPVDQRDSRKGCKIKVDLQNCQGNGTMMQLDHTVLLTYPPESVTDNTQVFSTGFQACKSNCLVTNPCLGSTSLADGTGFCYQKTSNFISGYQSPALPSTSFFKICGQPEPNPPVLSADNVKRDGWRLKAWIVVVVVLVTILGLILVEGSTWWWCFRDSPKFGGMSAQYALLEYASGAPVQFSYKELQRTTKGFKEKLGAGGFGAVYKGVLANRTVAAVKQLEGIEQGEKQFRMEVATISSTHHLNLVRLIGFCSEGRHRLLVYEFMKNGSLDNFLFTTEEHSGKILSWESRYNIALGTARGITYLHEECRDCIVHCDIKPENILLDENYNAKVSDFGLAKLINPKDHRYRTLTSVRGTRGYLAPEWLANLPITSKSDVYSFGMVLLEIVSGKRNFEVSAETNNKKFSLWAYEEFDKGNTEAIFDKQLSKNEIDIEQVMRAIQVSFWCIQEQPSQRPVMGKVVQMLEGITDIGKPPIPKGVTDGSVSGTSINASSISAFSTIAPSAPAPSSSSSVQTPGILSSVSARNTERASSSLLQSEAKSAL